A section of the Marinimicrobium koreense genome encodes:
- a CDS encoding glycosyltransferase encodes MSHAILVNSSSPSVSDYFDNIYLVNLEHETENRFKVAHHLRAHGIRFELFAAVNGYQGEAYAKWQEYSARPLGALRRFPEFNEKEKSRGKHFIESAGAIGYIHTYIAILKDARRRNFKRILILEDDVILANDFGEAFQRFLTSVGDDWKVLQLGASQYKWGDVDLDAAKANGYYYPRSLATCGSFAIAFDHSVFDELIEIESSFEAPFDHITLGELYERHFGKCYVAYPNIVMPDVGTSTIRGARNQFEHGKRMKWDVTNFNYPLNKFSVGLLVRHPAQARNLLEAVKRNELPVTLAVLGVSPDGVRPIHNAELTTVEDWQGALPEDALGELSAYDCYAYTASTADVEISDIVRLVESRLALSSSDSGPLIPFQPRARALVAGRVSTIIPSYKRPENLLRALTSVAGQSWADKEVIVVSDNGEGSPYNEETRAVVEKVRRKYPDVVIHYVEHSVNRNGAAARNTGLQYASGEFVTFLDDDDEYLGGRLEKSVRKLQVLPKAVGAVYCGFLGWNSPANNESRYPKGNVSEHILTLDYKKHYLHTNTATYRRPYLDMINGFDESYPRHQDLEFNLRYMAVSGFETVPECLVRLNPQPSTVSNKVYGTRFLAIKQKFLNEFAWLIDRFEAPLRNRIYHTHWDEVYRYVADRDEVLSALRGQVTNGELQLFLRLTGEA; translated from the coding sequence ATGAGTCACGCTATTTTGGTCAATTCGTCTTCACCCTCCGTGTCTGACTACTTCGATAACATTTATCTGGTGAACCTGGAGCATGAGACCGAGAATCGCTTCAAGGTGGCTCACCATCTGCGCGCCCATGGCATCCGGTTTGAGCTGTTTGCAGCGGTGAATGGTTACCAGGGAGAGGCGTATGCCAAGTGGCAGGAATACTCGGCCCGGCCCCTTGGGGCTCTGCGGCGCTTCCCGGAGTTCAACGAAAAGGAAAAAAGCCGGGGCAAGCACTTTATCGAGTCTGCCGGAGCGATCGGCTATATCCACACCTACATTGCCATTCTGAAAGACGCCAGGCGGCGTAATTTCAAACGCATTCTCATTCTTGAGGATGATGTCATCCTCGCCAACGATTTCGGCGAGGCCTTCCAGCGCTTTCTGACGTCGGTGGGTGATGACTGGAAGGTGTTGCAATTGGGGGCGTCCCAGTACAAGTGGGGCGATGTGGACCTGGATGCGGCCAAGGCAAACGGCTATTACTATCCGCGTAGCCTGGCGACCTGTGGTTCCTTTGCGATTGCCTTTGATCACAGTGTGTTTGATGAGCTGATCGAGATCGAATCCAGCTTTGAGGCGCCCTTTGACCACATTACCCTGGGCGAGCTCTATGAGCGGCACTTTGGTAAGTGCTATGTGGCGTACCCAAACATCGTGATGCCGGATGTTGGCACCAGTACCATTCGCGGTGCCCGGAATCAGTTTGAGCACGGTAAACGCATGAAATGGGATGTCACCAATTTCAACTATCCCCTGAACAAGTTCAGCGTGGGGTTACTGGTGCGTCATCCCGCTCAGGCACGAAATCTGTTGGAGGCGGTAAAACGGAATGAATTGCCGGTAACGCTGGCGGTATTGGGTGTTTCGCCCGATGGGGTGCGTCCCATTCATAACGCGGAACTGACCACCGTTGAAGACTGGCAGGGCGCCCTCCCGGAAGACGCCTTGGGAGAGCTCTCGGCCTACGATTGCTATGCTTATACCGCGTCGACTGCTGATGTAGAGATAAGCGACATTGTTCGATTGGTGGAGTCCAGGCTTGCGTTGTCCTCGTCTGACAGCGGCCCTCTGATTCCCTTCCAGCCTCGAGCTCGAGCGTTGGTGGCGGGGCGGGTGAGTACCATCATTCCGTCCTACAAGCGCCCGGAGAACCTGCTGCGAGCGTTGACTTCTGTGGCTGGCCAAAGCTGGGCGGACAAGGAAGTGATCGTGGTGTCTGATAACGGTGAAGGTAGCCCGTACAACGAAGAAACCCGCGCGGTCGTTGAGAAGGTGCGACGCAAGTATCCCGATGTCGTCATTCACTATGTCGAACACAGTGTCAATCGCAATGGGGCGGCGGCCCGGAACACCGGGTTGCAGTACGCCTCCGGGGAGTTTGTCACCTTTCTCGATGATGACGACGAGTATTTGGGTGGTCGACTGGAAAAGTCCGTTCGGAAACTGCAGGTTTTGCCCAAGGCCGTGGGCGCGGTCTATTGTGGCTTTCTGGGGTGGAACTCTCCGGCCAACAACGAGTCCCGGTACCCGAAAGGTAATGTGTCGGAACACATTTTAACACTGGATTACAAAAAACATTATCTTCACACCAATACGGCGACCTACCGGCGCCCGTACCTTGATATGATTAATGGCTTTGACGAAAGCTATCCGCGTCATCAGGACCTGGAGTTTAACCTCCGGTACATGGCGGTTTCCGGGTTTGAGACCGTACCTGAATGCCTGGTTCGCCTGAACCCTCAACCTTCGACGGTCAGCAACAAGGTTTACGGCACGCGCTTTCTGGCCATCAAGCAGAAGTTCCTAAACGAATTCGCCTGGCTGATTGACCGCTTTGAGGCGCCACTGAGAAACCGGATTTATCACACGCACTGGGATGAGGTGTACCGGTATGTGGCGGACCGCGATGAGGTGTTGTCGGCGCTTCGCGGCCAAGTCACCAATGGCGAGCTGCAACTATTTTTAAGACTGACAGGCGAGGCTTGA
- a CDS encoding aldolase catalytic domain-containing protein, translating to MKVLDCTLRDGGYYNSWNFTTTLANAYLKAMVAARVDIVELGLRSFINKGFKGPNAYTTDDYLESLEIPAGLDVAVMVNASELVGEAVLEEKLGRLFPKAASDSKVDVVRIACHVHEFKEALPASQWLKDKGFTVGFNLMQVADRSPDEISELAKEASQYPVDVLYFADSMGSMTPTDTLNILGHFRTHWKGPMGIHTHDNKGLALQNTMTALEQGVEWLDATVTGMGRGPGNARTEELVIEAADIRNTELNLVPLMTLIREFFQPLKAKCGWGSNPYYYLSGKYGIHPTYIQEMLGDSRYSEEDVLATIDHLKQEGGKKFSFNTLDATRNFYVGKPRGNWKPSDRFADREVLLLGTGPGVADHQQALEAYIAKHKPVVVAMNTQSALDQSLIDVRIACHPVRLLADRDHYSELPQPLITPASMLRDDVKAAFEGKELLDYGLSVEEDTFRFDDYACVLPSSLVVCYALAVLTAGSARRILMAGFDGYSADDPRNAEMNTILSLYQDHDQSREILSITDTRYEMPAKSVYGMMG from the coding sequence ATGAAGGTTTTGGATTGCACATTACGGGATGGCGGCTATTACAATAGCTGGAATTTTACGACCACCCTGGCGAACGCCTACCTGAAAGCAATGGTGGCAGCCCGGGTGGATATTGTTGAGCTGGGGCTACGCTCGTTCATCAACAAGGGCTTCAAGGGGCCCAATGCCTACACGACGGATGACTATCTGGAGTCTCTGGAGATTCCCGCCGGGCTGGATGTGGCGGTAATGGTCAATGCCTCCGAGCTGGTGGGGGAGGCGGTCCTTGAAGAAAAGCTGGGCCGGTTGTTTCCCAAAGCGGCGTCGGACTCCAAAGTGGATGTGGTGCGCATTGCCTGTCACGTCCATGAGTTCAAAGAGGCCTTGCCGGCGAGCCAGTGGCTGAAAGACAAAGGCTTTACCGTCGGATTCAACCTGATGCAGGTGGCGGATCGCTCTCCGGACGAGATTTCGGAATTGGCCAAGGAGGCCAGTCAATACCCGGTGGATGTCCTGTATTTTGCCGACAGCATGGGCAGTATGACGCCGACGGATACCCTGAATATTCTTGGTCACTTCAGAACGCACTGGAAGGGCCCCATGGGTATTCATACCCACGACAACAAAGGGTTAGCACTGCAGAACACCATGACGGCCCTGGAGCAAGGCGTGGAATGGCTGGACGCAACAGTTACCGGTATGGGGCGTGGCCCAGGCAATGCCCGTACCGAGGAGTTGGTCATCGAGGCGGCGGATATTCGCAACACGGAGCTGAATCTGGTGCCGCTAATGACGCTGATTCGGGAGTTCTTCCAGCCATTGAAGGCCAAGTGCGGCTGGGGCTCCAACCCTTATTATTACTTGTCCGGCAAGTACGGGATTCACCCGACCTATATTCAGGAAATGTTGGGCGACTCCCGCTATAGCGAAGAGGATGTACTGGCGACCATTGATCACCTGAAACAGGAAGGTGGCAAAAAGTTCAGCTTTAACACCCTCGACGCCACGCGTAACTTCTATGTCGGTAAGCCGAGAGGGAACTGGAAACCGTCCGACCGGTTTGCGGATCGCGAGGTCCTGTTATTAGGTACCGGACCCGGCGTGGCGGATCACCAGCAGGCGCTGGAAGCTTATATTGCCAAGCATAAGCCGGTCGTGGTCGCCATGAATACCCAGTCGGCGCTGGATCAATCACTGATTGATGTCCGTATCGCCTGTCATCCGGTACGTCTGCTGGCGGACCGTGACCACTACTCGGAGCTGCCTCAGCCCCTCATTACACCGGCCTCCATGCTGCGTGATGACGTCAAGGCGGCCTTTGAGGGTAAGGAGCTTCTGGATTACGGACTGTCCGTCGAGGAAGATACTTTCCGGTTTGATGATTATGCCTGTGTGTTGCCGTCTTCGTTGGTGGTCTGTTACGCACTGGCGGTGCTGACCGCCGGAAGTGCTCGCCGTATCCTGATGGCCGGGTTTGACGGCTATTCGGCCGATGATCCCCGTAACGCGGAAATGAACACCATCCTCAGTCTGTATCAGGATCATGACCAGTCACGGGAGATCCTGTCGATTACGGATACTCGCTACGAGATGCCCGCTAAAAGTGTTTACGGGATGATGGGGTAG
- a CDS encoding cytidylyltransferase domain-containing protein: protein MNVFLPCRQGSERVPRKNIKPFADYPNGLLQLKLEQLSDATRVDRIYLSTNDHDIIAYAESLDNPKLVVHRRDDALCTSATSTDELMAHVVDLIPGGDVLWTHVTSPFVGSDTYDQIIQAYYDGLEQGYDSLMTTTLIRSFLWNDNGPINYDRAVEKWPRTQTLPAVHEVNSAAFVSSHDNYQRFQDRIGQNPVLFPLGHIVAHDIDWDDDFVLAESIVKAGLANL, encoded by the coding sequence ATGAACGTATTTTTGCCCTGCCGTCAAGGCAGTGAGCGAGTGCCTAGAAAAAACATCAAGCCGTTTGCGGATTATCCGAACGGCCTGCTGCAGCTGAAGCTGGAGCAACTGAGCGATGCAACCCGGGTGGACCGGATTTACCTTTCCACCAACGATCATGACATTATCGCTTACGCGGAATCCCTGGATAACCCGAAGCTGGTGGTGCACCGTCGTGACGACGCGCTCTGTACCAGTGCCACCAGTACGGATGAATTGATGGCCCACGTCGTGGACCTGATCCCGGGTGGCGATGTGTTGTGGACACATGTTACCTCGCCGTTTGTCGGCTCCGACACCTATGATCAGATCATTCAGGCTTATTACGACGGGCTAGAGCAGGGCTACGACTCATTGATGACAACGACCCTGATCCGTTCCTTCCTGTGGAATGATAACGGTCCGATCAACTATGACCGAGCGGTCGAGAAATGGCCCCGTACCCAAACCCTTCCCGCCGTCCATGAAGTCAACAGTGCGGCCTTTGTGAGCAGCCACGATAACTATCAGCGTTTTCAGGACCGGATTGGACAGAACCCGGTTCTGTTTCCGTTAGGTCATATTGTGGCCCATGATATCGACTGGGACGATGACTTTGTTCTGGCGGAGTCAATCGTGAAAGCGGGACTGGCCAACCTATGA
- a CDS encoding HAD family hydrolase, translating into MMDQYRTIVFDCDGVILDSNKVKTEAFYQAALPYGEEAARALVQYHVSNGGISRYVKFEAFLSELAPAGTPGPGLDELLERYASSVKQGLLECRVTEGLDELRAATPKASWLVASGGDQNELRSVFAQRELASLFDGGIFGSPDDKKVILQRELAALPDDKPALFIGDSRYDHEVAQTFGLDFVFVSQWTEFSGWEAYCRSHGIPVVDAPRDLLS; encoded by the coding sequence ATGATGGATCAGTACCGAACAATCGTGTTTGATTGCGACGGGGTCATTCTGGACTCCAACAAGGTAAAAACAGAGGCGTTTTACCAGGCCGCCTTGCCTTACGGGGAAGAAGCGGCGAGGGCGTTGGTGCAATACCATGTGAGTAACGGTGGTATATCCCGTTACGTCAAATTTGAAGCCTTTCTCTCGGAGTTGGCGCCTGCGGGAACCCCAGGCCCTGGGCTCGATGAACTCCTCGAACGCTATGCCAGCTCGGTAAAACAGGGACTGCTGGAGTGTCGAGTCACCGAAGGACTTGATGAGCTGAGGGCGGCAACGCCCAAGGCGTCCTGGCTGGTAGCTTCGGGTGGAGACCAGAACGAGCTTAGGAGTGTTTTTGCGCAGCGAGAACTCGCCTCTTTGTTTGATGGCGGGATTTTTGGAAGTCCGGATGACAAGAAAGTGATTCTGCAGCGTGAATTGGCGGCTTTACCCGATGACAAACCCGCTCTGTTTATTGGTGACAGCCGCTACGATCATGAGGTGGCTCAGACATTTGGCCTGGACTTCGTGTTTGTCAGTCAGTGGACGGAGTTCAGCGGGTGGGAGGCCTATTGCCGCAGCCATGGCATTCCGGTGGTGGATGCACCGAGGGACCTGCTGAGCTGA
- a CDS encoding glycosyltransferase, giving the protein MMDERRAAKEIAASGWFDETWYREVYGADDASSLDPVTHYLRYGADCERDPSPWFSTSAYRDQVGPSVLAGINPLWHYMQFGRLQGRRISPSTLANDRKVTARHALELSAKALESKLWGGFSEAALSALQAKVCMPTVDDAERASACWALARWFSARGESLRAVRYLEQRAVIDADASTSRDHLILLVNSLALAGNGERAWALSSKARRRFRGAVDVQLISANALWALDDLQYESERLSTINSVFQSIGASAVKKADASQPLALDNLRCEPAPEVDASGELITIIMPVFNAGDSVAFAIESILAQSWSHFELLVVDDCSEDDTVAVVARYCERDQRVRLIRNPLNAGAYYCRNLALVEAKGRLITVHDSDDWSHAEKLERQVAALRSAPSAMASLTDWVRARKDLFFTGTYRFGGTLVSENLSSLMFRRSILDELGSWDLVRAGADTEFLQRIKARYGKSSVVKVNPGTPLSLSLDQPRSLTRTSLTHTRTQFYGPRREYRESAAAWHRMAAPDQLFVSPEASKRPFPAPDVMQVTPGHPRRYDLVVVADFNMSGGAYGSTMQYVEAALTLGLSVALCQWRRFDLDTTAPFNEGLRRRALSGEFDVLAPGDEATAETVLIGYPVILNHKPDLLPVLRTERLLILVNQMASRLYSGGDAQYDPVEVTANIHCWFGVYPTWVPISGLVHRLMIQDGRYSRIHDDIWTPLQPVNLDSGEHVRWRGGERTVPVIGRHSRDHYTKWSQSAERISQAYCAGQACEVRLLGGADCALSILGEKPRNWVLHPFTDDTASFLRDLDFYVHYPYEDYIEEFGRAVLEAMSYGIPVILPPVFRDTFGPAATYAEPDEVWQRVTELWQSEQAYLEAGRRSYEFVRRNAGYDQLANRLNREMTTMSTQEQTEFELRRKVESMKVRLEQAERELSQKHREVAALTRLLENRDRGPERSFPVRPWHERFWRTASKKLPGRAVRAIANSSWFDAQWYRDHYPEVQGSALFKLSPALHYLRVGGFEGKDPGPDFDSDWYLNTNPDVKAAGVNPLYHYILFGRSDGRRPHPGKSGL; this is encoded by the coding sequence ATGATGGACGAGCGCCGAGCCGCGAAGGAGATCGCTGCATCCGGGTGGTTTGATGAAACCTGGTACCGCGAAGTATACGGTGCTGATGACGCATCGAGCCTGGATCCGGTAACCCACTACCTCCGCTACGGGGCAGACTGTGAAAGGGACCCGAGCCCCTGGTTTTCCACGTCTGCTTATCGGGATCAGGTCGGGCCGTCTGTTTTGGCGGGTATCAATCCGCTCTGGCATTACATGCAGTTTGGGCGGCTGCAAGGGCGAAGAATTTCGCCTTCGACACTGGCGAATGATAGGAAGGTGACCGCCCGTCATGCGTTGGAGCTCAGCGCGAAAGCACTGGAAAGCAAGCTCTGGGGTGGCTTTTCAGAGGCCGCGTTGTCGGCCTTGCAGGCCAAGGTGTGTATGCCGACGGTAGACGATGCTGAGCGAGCATCGGCTTGCTGGGCGCTTGCCCGTTGGTTCTCTGCCCGGGGCGAGTCTCTCAGGGCGGTGCGCTATCTCGAGCAGCGGGCCGTTATTGATGCTGACGCCTCCACTTCTCGCGACCATCTCATTCTTCTGGTTAACAGTCTGGCGTTGGCCGGTAATGGCGAACGGGCCTGGGCTCTGTCAAGTAAAGCGAGGCGGCGTTTCAGGGGAGCGGTGGATGTTCAGCTGATCAGCGCCAATGCGCTCTGGGCTCTGGATGACCTTCAGTATGAGAGCGAGCGCCTGTCGACCATTAACAGCGTATTCCAGTCAATTGGTGCCAGTGCTGTAAAAAAAGCCGATGCCAGTCAGCCGTTGGCACTGGATAATTTACGCTGCGAGCCTGCACCTGAGGTGGATGCTTCAGGCGAGCTTATTACCATCATCATGCCGGTATTCAACGCGGGCGACTCGGTGGCCTTTGCGATCGAGAGTATCCTGGCTCAGAGCTGGTCCCATTTTGAGCTATTGGTGGTGGACGACTGCAGTGAGGATGACACCGTTGCCGTTGTTGCCCGTTATTGTGAACGGGACCAGCGGGTTCGACTGATCCGGAATCCCCTGAACGCCGGAGCCTACTATTGCCGTAATCTAGCGCTTGTGGAAGCCAAAGGTCGGTTGATCACGGTGCACGACAGTGATGACTGGTCTCATGCCGAGAAACTGGAACGCCAGGTAGCCGCGTTGCGGAGTGCTCCCTCTGCGATGGCTTCACTGACCGATTGGGTTCGGGCCCGGAAAGACCTGTTTTTTACTGGTACCTACCGGTTCGGCGGCACGCTGGTTTCTGAAAACCTGTCGTCACTGATGTTTCGCCGCTCAATTCTCGATGAATTGGGGAGTTGGGATCTTGTCCGCGCCGGGGCGGATACCGAGTTTCTGCAGCGGATAAAAGCCCGATATGGCAAATCCTCTGTGGTGAAAGTGAATCCTGGCACTCCGTTATCATTGTCGTTGGATCAGCCCAGGTCGCTTACACGTACCTCATTGACCCACACGCGAACCCAGTTTTACGGCCCGAGACGAGAATACCGGGAGAGCGCCGCTGCATGGCACCGAATGGCCGCACCAGATCAGCTGTTTGTCTCGCCGGAAGCCAGTAAACGACCGTTTCCCGCTCCGGATGTCATGCAGGTAACGCCAGGACATCCGCGCCGCTATGACCTGGTGGTGGTCGCTGATTTCAATATGAGCGGCGGAGCCTATGGTTCCACAATGCAGTACGTTGAAGCCGCATTGACCCTGGGGCTGAGCGTGGCGCTTTGTCAGTGGCGGCGCTTTGATCTGGATACAACCGCTCCCTTCAATGAGGGACTACGCCGCCGAGCCCTGAGTGGGGAATTTGACGTTCTTGCTCCGGGTGATGAGGCCACTGCTGAGACCGTGCTGATTGGCTATCCGGTCATTCTGAATCACAAGCCGGATCTGCTTCCCGTGCTGCGGACGGAGCGGCTGCTGATTCTCGTCAACCAGATGGCATCCCGACTGTATTCAGGAGGGGATGCTCAATACGATCCGGTCGAGGTCACGGCCAACATTCATTGCTGGTTTGGCGTTTACCCCACGTGGGTTCCCATATCGGGTCTCGTTCATCGCCTGATGATTCAGGATGGGCGTTACTCAAGGATCCATGATGACATTTGGACACCGTTGCAGCCCGTCAATCTGGATTCTGGGGAGCATGTGCGTTGGCGAGGCGGCGAACGGACAGTTCCGGTTATTGGTCGGCACTCCCGAGATCATTACACCAAGTGGTCCCAAAGTGCGGAGCGAATCAGTCAGGCCTACTGCGCTGGTCAGGCCTGCGAGGTGCGTTTGCTGGGCGGTGCCGATTGTGCACTGAGTATACTCGGGGAGAAGCCCCGTAACTGGGTGTTGCACCCTTTCACGGATGATACCGCAAGCTTCCTGAGGGACCTCGACTTCTACGTTCATTATCCCTACGAAGACTATATCGAGGAGTTTGGCCGAGCGGTTCTGGAGGCGATGAGTTACGGAATACCGGTAATATTACCGCCGGTTTTCCGCGATACCTTCGGCCCGGCGGCGACTTACGCAGAGCCAGACGAGGTTTGGCAGCGTGTCACTGAGCTGTGGCAAAGTGAACAGGCTTACCTGGAGGCGGGCCGTAGATCCTACGAGTTTGTCCGCCGGAACGCCGGCTATGATCAGCTCGCCAATCGATTGAACCGGGAAATGACCACGATGAGTACGCAAGAGCAAACCGAATTTGAACTTCGCCGGAAGGTGGAATCGATGAAAGTTCGACTTGAGCAAGCCGAACGTGAGTTGTCACAAAAACACCGGGAAGTGGCCGCCTTGACACGCCTTTTGGAAAATCGTGACCGGGGCCCCGAACGCTCCTTTCCGGTTCGCCCCTGGCATGAGCGCTTCTGGCGTACCGCCAGTAAAAAACTGCCTGGCCGGGCCGTCAGGGCCATTGCCAACTCCTCATGGTTTGACGCTCAGTGGTATCGGGACCACTATCCCGAAGTGCAGGGTAGTGCACTGTTCAAGCTATCTCCTGCACTGCATTACCTGAGGGTAGGGGGCTTTGAAGGCAAGGACCCGGGACCGGACTTCGATAGCGATTGGTACTTGAACACCAATCCGGATGTCAAGGCGGCCGGTGTCAACCCCTTGTACCACTACATTCTTTTTGGCCGGAGCGATGGACGTCGCCCCCACCCGGGGAAATCCGGACTCTAA
- a CDS encoding sulfotransferase family 2 domain-containing protein, translating into MKPIYFVHIPKTAGTSFRVASLKYYGKRSIVCDYGESAPETSDLVKQYAYQNRDYWKLFEQIKRDGSAMLGGHVSILKYVTGLGVANTVVFFRDPLQRMYSEYQHLVRHKKIGGTFRDFFSRSVYVNVFSRKLENVPVEAVGLLGLTEAYGESLSVFNRTFDSDLRELEENKGRKALDQTHQINQDDIEYFLELNDKDIAFYSHVRSLFEQRLAFHNSNLAYAHAKLTSVTTKKISGWAWWAGDQTDPVDVVVRVNGHPVDTVKATALKPQLLRFNPPRAGYVGFSSDVSIEAGDKVDCIVKKTGQVFPLTPEVVS; encoded by the coding sequence ATGAAACCTATTTATTTTGTACATATTCCGAAAACCGCGGGCACCAGCTTCCGGGTAGCCTCTTTGAAGTATTACGGTAAGCGTTCCATTGTGTGCGACTATGGAGAATCGGCGCCTGAAACGAGCGATCTGGTTAAACAGTATGCTTACCAGAACCGGGACTACTGGAAGCTTTTTGAGCAGATCAAGCGCGATGGCTCAGCCATGCTGGGCGGACATGTTTCGATATTGAAATACGTCACCGGTCTGGGTGTTGCCAATACCGTCGTTTTCTTTCGAGACCCACTACAGAGAATGTACTCTGAGTATCAGCATCTTGTTCGACACAAGAAGATTGGAGGGACGTTCAGAGACTTTTTCAGCCGGTCAGTCTATGTGAATGTTTTCAGCCGAAAGTTGGAGAATGTTCCGGTTGAAGCCGTCGGCTTGCTCGGCTTGACAGAAGCGTACGGGGAGTCTCTGAGTGTGTTTAACCGTACCTTTGACTCTGACTTGAGGGAGCTGGAGGAGAATAAAGGGCGAAAAGCACTTGATCAAACTCATCAGATTAATCAGGACGATATTGAGTATTTTCTTGAGCTGAATGACAAGGATATCGCTTTTTACAGTCACGTCCGATCACTTTTTGAACAGAGATTGGCCTTCCACAACAGTAATCTGGCTTACGCACATGCAAAGCTTACAAGCGTGACGACCAAGAAGATATCGGGGTGGGCCTGGTGGGCAGGGGATCAAACAGATCCCGTGGATGTTGTGGTAAGAGTTAATGGCCACCCCGTTGATACGGTGAAGGCGACGGCTCTCAAACCACAGCTGCTTCGATTCAACCCTCCGAGAGCCGGATATGTCGGGTTTTCCTCGGATGTGTCTATTGAGGCGGGTGACAAGGTTGATTGTATTGTGAAGAAAACCGGACAGGTGTTTCCGCTTACACCGGAAGTGGTGTCGTAG